A section of the Microbulbifer pacificus genome encodes:
- the rlmH gene encoding 23S rRNA (pseudouridine(1915)-N(3))-methyltransferase RlmH, whose amino-acid sequence MKIRILAAGGKMPAWVQEGYGEYAKRLPRELTLEMVEIPLGNRGQKNAAALVEKARQKEGEAMLAAIGARDHVVALEVTGKAWSTEQLSQELAGWQMSGDNVCLLIGGPDGLSRECLARANQKWSLSALTMPHPLVRVLLAEQLYRAWTLLAGHPYHK is encoded by the coding sequence GTGAAAATCAGGATACTGGCGGCCGGCGGCAAGATGCCCGCCTGGGTGCAGGAGGGCTACGGTGAGTACGCCAAGCGCCTGCCCCGGGAGCTGACCCTGGAAATGGTGGAAATTCCCCTTGGCAATCGCGGCCAGAAAAATGCCGCGGCGCTGGTGGAGAAGGCCCGCCAGAAAGAGGGCGAGGCCATGCTCGCGGCGATTGGCGCGCGGGATCATGTGGTGGCACTCGAAGTTACCGGCAAGGCCTGGAGCACCGAGCAACTGTCGCAAGAGCTGGCGGGCTGGCAGATGTCTGGCGACAATGTGTGCCTGCTGATTGGCGGCCCCGATGGCCTTTCCAGGGAGTGCCTGGCGCGGGCCAACCAGAAGTGGTCGCTGTCGGCACTGACCATGCCGCACCCGTTGGTGCGGGTGTTGCTGGCAGAGCAGTTGTACCGCGCCTGGACCCTGCTGGCCGGGCATCCCTACCACAAATAA
- the mrdA gene encoding penicillin-binding protein 2, with product MSENLRFKDHHTEQRLFRNRMLVAIIGVAALLGVLVARLYNLQIVNYENYRTQSDENRIQVRPVPPTRGLIYDRNGVLLADNRASYTLAIVRERIKDLDATLELLGNLVQMDDDDVEKFKRRLQRRRPFEPVPLRYRLTEEEIARISVNEFRLPGVSVEAELVRYYPETELFAHSVGYVGRIAERDLSAFSEEDVRRYRGTQSIGKVGLERSYEDLLLGEVGFENVETNARGRVLRVLERHDPKPGAELTLHLDTRLQQVATDALGEHRGAVVAIDVKTGGVLAFVSKPSYDPNLFVTGISFKDYSELRDSLDVPLFNRVVQGQYPPGSTLKPMMGLGGLAAGVITANTRVADPGFFRLPNDSRIYRDWKRWGHGKSIDLIEGLAQSCDVYFWDMASRWNIDGMHDIATRFGLGDKTGIDLPREYPGIFPSREWKRGARGAAWYPGDSLNAVLGQGFVLATPLQLAVMTATIANRGTHYRPQMVMAIDGVEQPPEVLHHVEARPEHWDLVFKGMEQVVKAGTGKNAGAGLDFRVAGKSGTAQVVGIAQGAKYDSEALKERHRDHALFIAFAPVDDPQIAVSVLVENGEGGGRVAAPVAREVLADWMQRPFEDTAGLSSWRPPMAPLTSTPFEEVRVRG from the coding sequence ATGTCTGAAAACCTGCGCTTCAAAGACCATCACACCGAGCAGCGACTGTTTCGCAACCGTATGCTGGTGGCCATCATCGGCGTGGCGGCGCTGCTCGGCGTACTGGTGGCGCGGCTGTACAACCTGCAGATCGTCAATTACGAAAACTATCGCACCCAGTCGGACGAAAACCGCATCCAGGTGCGACCGGTGCCCCCCACCCGCGGCCTGATCTACGACCGCAACGGCGTATTGCTGGCGGATAACCGCGCCAGCTACACCCTTGCCATCGTGCGCGAGCGCATCAAGGATCTGGACGCCACCCTGGAACTGCTCGGCAATCTGGTGCAGATGGACGATGACGACGTGGAAAAATTCAAACGTCGCCTGCAGCGCCGCCGCCCGTTCGAGCCGGTGCCCCTGCGCTATCGCCTAACCGAAGAGGAAATCGCCCGCATCAGCGTCAATGAATTCCGCCTCCCCGGGGTGTCCGTGGAAGCAGAACTGGTGCGCTATTACCCGGAAACAGAACTGTTCGCCCACAGCGTCGGCTATGTGGGGCGCATCGCCGAGCGGGATCTCTCCGCGTTTTCCGAAGAGGACGTGCGTCGCTACCGCGGCACCCAGAGCATCGGCAAGGTGGGGCTGGAGCGCTCCTACGAGGACCTGCTGCTCGGGGAAGTGGGCTTCGAAAACGTGGAAACCAACGCCCGCGGTCGCGTGCTGCGGGTGCTGGAGCGCCATGATCCTAAGCCCGGCGCCGAGCTGACCCTGCACCTGGATACCCGCCTGCAGCAGGTGGCCACCGATGCCCTCGGCGAACACCGCGGCGCCGTGGTGGCCATCGATGTGAAGACCGGCGGCGTGCTGGCGTTTGTGAGCAAGCCGTCTTACGACCCCAACCTGTTTGTCACCGGCATCAGCTTCAAGGATTACAGCGAACTGCGGGACTCGCTCGACGTACCGCTGTTCAACCGCGTGGTGCAGGGCCAGTACCCGCCCGGCTCCACCTTGAAGCCGATGATGGGCCTCGGTGGCCTGGCCGCCGGGGTGATCACCGCCAATACCCGTGTTGCGGATCCCGGTTTCTTCCGCCTGCCCAACGATTCCCGCATCTACCGCGACTGGAAGCGCTGGGGCCACGGCAAGAGCATCGACTTGATCGAGGGGCTGGCGCAGAGCTGCGACGTGTATTTCTGGGATATGGCTTCGCGCTGGAATATCGATGGCATGCACGACATCGCCACCCGCTTCGGTCTCGGCGACAAGACCGGTATCGACCTGCCGCGGGAGTATCCGGGGATTTTCCCGTCGCGGGAGTGGAAGCGCGGTGCACGCGGCGCGGCCTGGTACCCGGGTGACAGTCTGAACGCGGTTCTGGGGCAGGGCTTCGTGCTGGCCACGCCGCTGCAACTGGCGGTGATGACCGCCACCATCGCCAATCGCGGCACCCACTACCGCCCGCAGATGGTGATGGCCATCGACGGTGTGGAACAGCCGCCGGAAGTACTGCACCACGTGGAGGCGCGCCCGGAACACTGGGATCTGGTGTTCAAAGGCATGGAGCAGGTGGTCAAGGCCGGTACCGGTAAAAATGCCGGCGCCGGGCTGGATTTCCGGGTGGCCGGCAAGTCCGGCACCGCGCAGGTGGTGGGTATTGCCCAGGGGGCAAAATACGACTCGGAGGCACTCAAGGAGCGCCACCGGGACCACGCCCTGTTCATCGCCTTTGCACCGGTGGACGACCCACAGATCGCGGTGTCGGTGCTGGTGGAGAACGGCGAGGGCGGTGGCCGGGTTGCGGCGCCGGTGGCACGGGAAGTACTGGCCGACTGGATGCAGCGGCCGTTTGAAGATACCGCCGGCCTGTCGTCCTGGCGGCCGCCGATGGCGCCGCTGACATCAACACCGTTTGAGGAGGTTCGCGTCCGTGGCTAG
- the rodA gene encoding rod shape-determining protein RodA → MASRDYMHRLPDAGSSLRRPESLSRRWHIDLPLLLLLLILAGVGLVVLYSASGEEIHYVKRQAVFMGLAFTGMVIAAQIPLEFYRRWSPWFYLGGCCLLVAVLFVGVGAKGAQRWLQIGGFRFQPSEVLKLAVPISVAAFLHRRTLPPSLFTIVGALAIIGVPALLIVRQPDLGTSILIAASGIFALYLSGLSWKMIGSAGLLAALAAWPMWMWGMRDYQRQRVLTLFNPDADRLGAGWNIFQSKAAIGSGGWAGKGYMEGTQSQLDFLPESHTDFIIAVLAEEWGMRGALILLTLYLLIIARGIYISFTAQHVFGRLLAGSITLTFFVYVFVNIGMVSGLLPVVGVPLPLVSHGGTSVITLMAGFGILMAISTERRRVLF, encoded by the coding sequence GTGGCTAGTCGCGACTATATGCACCGGCTGCCGGACGCGGGCAGCAGCCTGCGCCGCCCGGAGAGTCTCTCCCGTCGCTGGCATATCGACCTGCCGCTGTTGCTGCTGTTGCTGATTCTGGCGGGGGTGGGTCTGGTGGTGCTGTACAGCGCCTCCGGCGAGGAAATCCACTACGTAAAGCGCCAGGCAGTATTTATGGGCCTGGCATTTACCGGCATGGTGATTGCGGCGCAGATCCCGTTGGAGTTTTATCGCCGCTGGTCGCCCTGGTTCTATCTCGGCGGCTGCTGTCTGCTGGTGGCGGTACTGTTCGTGGGGGTGGGAGCCAAAGGGGCCCAGCGCTGGTTGCAGATCGGCGGTTTCCGTTTCCAGCCTTCCGAGGTGCTGAAGCTCGCAGTGCCCATCTCCGTGGCGGCCTTCCTGCACCGGCGCACGCTGCCGCCGTCGCTCTTCACTATCGTGGGCGCACTCGCGATTATCGGGGTGCCCGCACTGCTGATCGTGCGTCAGCCGGATCTGGGGACGTCTATCCTGATTGCGGCGTCCGGTATCTTCGCGCTTTATCTGTCCGGCCTCAGCTGGAAAATGATTGGCAGCGCCGGGCTGCTGGCTGCTTTGGCCGCCTGGCCCATGTGGATGTGGGGCATGCGGGACTACCAGCGACAGCGGGTGCTCACCCTGTTCAACCCGGATGCGGACCGCCTCGGTGCGGGCTGGAACATCTTTCAGTCCAAGGCCGCTATCGGCTCTGGCGGTTGGGCGGGCAAAGGCTATATGGAAGGTACCCAGTCACAGCTGGACTTCCTGCCGGAGAGTCATACGGATTTCATCATCGCCGTACTCGCGGAAGAGTGGGGCATGCGCGGGGCGCTGATTCTGCTGACCCTGTATCTGCTTATCATTGCGCGGGGCATCTATATTAGTTTTACGGCCCAGCATGTCTTCGGACGCCTGCTGGCGGGCAGTATCACCCTCACATTTTTCGTGTATGTGTTTGTGAATATCGGTATGGTCAGCGGCCTGTTGCCGGTGGTGGGGGTACCCCTGCCGCTGGTGAGTCATGGCGGGACCTCGGTAATCACGCTGATGGCGGGCTTCGGTATCCTGATGGCCATCAGCACGGAAAGACGCAGAGTACTTTTTTGA
- the mltB gene encoding lytic murein transglycosylase B, which translates to MKWTTGLLAGLGLVLGACAQEQGHGENAQAQAFVDYMVAEHNFNREELQALMQEAKRKDSILNAIKRPVEKAKPWKEYREIFITSARIHGGVDFWDKNAEALKKAEEKYGVPPELIVAIIGVETRYGGNMGSYRVLDALSTLAFDYPRRSKFFTKELENYLLLTRDEKIDPTSLKGSYAGAMGFGQFMPSSYRHYAVDFNGDGRVDIWTDTEDAIGSVANYFVEHGWKAGEPVTVITQPAPNADMTIVNDDLEPKWTVGELEAKGFPTTAQVTKEMPANVFSLDTRDGEQYWIGLNNFYTITRYNHSRLYAMAVYELGQEIIKARGGRS; encoded by the coding sequence TTGAAGTGGACCACCGGATTATTGGCGGGCTTGGGACTTGTCCTCGGTGCTTGCGCGCAGGAGCAGGGGCATGGTGAAAACGCCCAGGCCCAGGCCTTTGTGGATTACATGGTGGCCGAACACAACTTCAACCGCGAAGAGCTCCAGGCCCTGATGCAGGAGGCCAAGCGCAAGGACTCCATTCTCAACGCAATCAAGCGCCCGGTGGAAAAGGCCAAACCCTGGAAGGAATACCGCGAGATTTTCATCACCAGCGCCCGTATTCATGGCGGTGTGGACTTCTGGGACAAGAATGCAGAAGCGCTCAAAAAGGCGGAAGAAAAATACGGTGTGCCACCGGAGCTGATTGTCGCCATCATCGGCGTGGAAACCCGTTACGGCGGCAATATGGGCAGTTACCGGGTGCTGGATGCGCTTTCCACCCTGGCCTTCGATTATCCCCGGCGCTCCAAGTTTTTCACCAAGGAACTGGAAAACTACCTGCTGCTGACCCGGGATGAAAAAATCGACCCCACCTCACTGAAAGGCTCTTACGCCGGTGCCATGGGATTCGGGCAGTTTATGCCCTCCAGTTATCGTCACTACGCGGTGGACTTTAACGGTGACGGCCGTGTGGATATCTGGACCGATACCGAAGACGCCATCGGCAGCGTCGCCAATTATTTTGTCGAGCACGGCTGGAAAGCCGGCGAGCCGGTGACCGTGATCACCCAGCCGGCGCCGAATGCGGACATGACCATCGTCAACGATGACCTGGAACCGAAATGGACCGTGGGCGAACTGGAAGCCAAGGGTTTCCCCACCACCGCCCAGGTAACCAAGGAAATGCCCGCCAATGTGTTTTCACTGGATACCCGGGATGGGGAACAGTACTGGATTGGGCTGAATAATTTCTACACCATTACCCGGTACAACCACAGCCGCCTGTATGCCATGGCGGTGTATGAACTGGGCCAGGAAATCATCAAGGCGCGCGGTGGACGCTCCTGA
- a CDS encoding septal ring lytic transglycosylase RlpA family protein: protein MKKTIALGAARVSAAFLLTLLTACSNVPVKTADKPADKGEVPFDQLRDGYPDIPVDMLATPEVTPVREPIGVAGNKSPYVVDGVRYKVLNKVKGYRERGRASWYGTKFHGRKTANGEVYNMYALSAAHKTLPLPSYAKVTNLDNGRSVIVRVNDRGPFVPGRIIDLSYTAAQKLGYLNNGTARVEVEALDPDSLPSATQTLAVEKDAAARKGLPQDASFKLPENTYLQIGAYSSASQAEDIRGQLAAAFGYPVLVSPVKSGEKMLYRVRIGPIAQQRVLAALRESVEQKQFGQPQVVVD from the coding sequence ATGAAAAAAACAATTGCCCTGGGCGCAGCCCGGGTTAGCGCTGCTTTTTTGCTGACATTACTCACCGCCTGCAGCAACGTGCCAGTGAAGACCGCGGATAAGCCCGCGGACAAGGGTGAAGTCCCGTTTGACCAGCTCCGTGACGGTTACCCGGATATACCGGTGGATATGTTGGCCACGCCGGAAGTGACGCCGGTGCGCGAGCCCATCGGTGTCGCCGGAAATAAATCGCCCTATGTAGTGGATGGCGTTCGCTACAAAGTGCTGAACAAAGTTAAGGGTTACCGTGAGCGCGGCCGCGCCTCCTGGTACGGCACCAAATTTCACGGGCGTAAAACCGCGAATGGCGAGGTCTACAATATGTACGCCCTGTCTGCGGCGCACAAAACACTGCCACTGCCCAGTTATGCGAAGGTGACCAACCTGGACAATGGCCGCAGCGTCATTGTGCGGGTCAACGACCGCGGTCCCTTCGTGCCGGGGCGGATCATCGATCTCAGCTACACCGCCGCACAGAAGCTCGGTTACCTGAATAACGGTACGGCACGGGTGGAGGTAGAAGCCCTGGACCCGGACAGCCTGCCAAGTGCTACCCAGACGCTGGCGGTGGAAAAAGACGCCGCTGCGCGCAAGGGATTGCCCCAGGACGCCAGTTTCAAACTGCCGGAGAACACTTACCTGCAGATTGGCGCGTACAGCTCAGCGAGCCAGGCGGAAGATATCCGCGGCCAGCTTGCCGCTGCATTCGGCTATCCTGTACTCGTCAGCCCGGTCAAGAGCGGAGAAAAAATGCTCTACCGGGTGCGTATTGGGCCCATCGCCCAGCAGCGGGTACTGGCCGCATTGCGGGAGTCCGTAGAGCAGAAGCAATTCGGACAACCCCAGGTCGTGGTGGACTAA
- a CDS encoding D-alanyl-D-alanine carboxypeptidase family protein, protein MFKRLFACLLVIVSTSSVAQADKPLIPAPPQLAATAYILIDAHTGQVLVEQDADKQIPPASLTKMMTSYIVSEELDKGAIKEQDPVNISEKAWRMGGSKMFVKVNDKVPVIDLLRGVIIQSGNDASIALAEHVSGSEEVFAEVMNQQAERLGMTSTHFVNATGWPAEGHMTTARDLATLARALINDHPSHYALYSEKYFRFNGINQPNRNRLLWRDPAVDGIKTGHTEEAGFCLVASAVKRGMRLISVVVGTDSDEKRAAETQKLLAYGFRYFQTHKVYGANDVLQTERVWGGKADTVGVAVQNDVFVTIPRGGEESIKADLIVDGELKAPLAKGQQVGKVIVTLDGQTVADVPAVVAEDVEEGGFFKRLWDSIKRFVMGFFQ, encoded by the coding sequence ATGTTCAAACGCTTATTTGCCTGCCTGCTCGTGATTGTCAGCACCAGTAGTGTGGCCCAGGCCGATAAACCGCTGATTCCCGCACCGCCACAGCTGGCGGCGACAGCCTACATTCTGATCGACGCCCACACCGGCCAGGTGCTGGTAGAGCAGGACGCCGACAAGCAGATTCCCCCGGCCAGCCTGACCAAGATGATGACCAGCTACATCGTGTCGGAAGAGCTGGATAAAGGCGCCATCAAGGAACAGGATCCGGTGAATATTTCGGAGAAAGCCTGGCGCATGGGCGGCTCCAAGATGTTCGTCAAGGTCAACGACAAGGTGCCGGTGATCGACCTGCTGCGCGGGGTCATCATCCAGTCCGGTAACGATGCCAGCATCGCGCTGGCGGAGCACGTTTCCGGGAGCGAAGAGGTATTTGCCGAGGTGATGAACCAGCAGGCCGAGCGTCTGGGCATGACCTCCACCCACTTCGTGAACGCCACCGGCTGGCCGGCTGAGGGTCACATGACGACCGCCCGCGACCTGGCTACCCTGGCGCGCGCGCTGATCAACGACCACCCGTCTCACTACGCGCTCTACTCCGAGAAGTATTTCCGCTTCAACGGCATCAACCAGCCCAACCGCAATCGCCTGCTGTGGCGCGACCCTGCGGTCGACGGCATCAAGACCGGTCACACCGAAGAGGCCGGTTTCTGCCTGGTGGCCTCTGCGGTCAAACGCGGTATGCGTCTGATTTCCGTGGTCGTCGGCACCGACAGCGATGAGAAACGCGCCGCCGAGACCCAGAAACTGCTGGCTTACGGCTTCCGCTACTTCCAGACCCACAAGGTGTATGGTGCCAACGACGTACTGCAGACCGAGCGCGTATGGGGTGGCAAGGCCGACACCGTGGGCGTAGCGGTGCAGAACGACGTCTTCGTCACCATCCCCCGCGGCGGTGAAGAGAGCATCAAGGCCGACCTGATCGTCGATGGCGAGCTGAAAGCGCCCCTGGCCAAGGGCCAGCAGGTAGGTAAAGTGATCGTGACCCTGGACGGGCAGACCGTTGCCGACGTACCTGCGGTGGTGGCGGAAGATGTGGAAGAGGGCGGCTTCTTCAAGCGTCTGTGGGACTCCATCAAGCGCTTTGTGATGGGCTTCTTTCAGTAA
- a CDS encoding HP0495 family protein, which produces MTQDSEQQPPKIEFPCEDYMVKVVRDSEGHVHEFVLEVMRRHVPDLDESRLKHTPSRNGRFTSMTFFIIATGEPQLKALFEELKAHPGVHMVL; this is translated from the coding sequence ATGACCCAGGATTCAGAACAGCAGCCCCCGAAAATCGAATTTCCCTGTGAAGACTACATGGTCAAAGTCGTGCGCGACAGCGAAGGCCATGTGCACGAATTCGTGCTCGAAGTCATGCGCCGCCATGTGCCGGACCTGGATGAATCCAGGCTGAAGCACACGCCGAGCCGCAACGGGCGCTTCACCTCCATGACCTTCTTCATTATCGCCACCGGCGAGCCGCAGCTGAAGGCTCTGTTCGAAGAACTCAAGGCCCACCCGGGCGTGCATATGGTGCTGTGA
- the lipB gene encoding lipoyl(octanoyl) transferase LipB produces MGAAISVPAPAICNLGRRDYETVWRAMAHYTDTRGNEAGDQIWCVEHPPVFTQGQAGKAEHLLNTGDIPVVQVDRGGQVTYHGPGQLVVYPLLDLRRGKIGVRDLVSALEDATVDMLAEYGIAAAPRADAPGVYLTEGLRAGNKIASIGLRVRRGCSFHGIAININMDLAPFLRINPCGYAGMQMVQMAELIQPTPEWSGVAEKFVAALARRLQLPEAQWQPVDENLFAVPGTASAAPSGTSNV; encoded by the coding sequence ATGGGTGCTGCTATATCGGTGCCGGCACCGGCGATCTGCAATCTGGGCCGGCGCGATTACGAAACCGTATGGCGCGCCATGGCCCACTACACCGATACCCGCGGCAATGAGGCCGGGGATCAGATCTGGTGCGTTGAACACCCCCCCGTATTCACCCAGGGCCAGGCCGGCAAGGCGGAGCACCTGCTCAACACCGGCGACATCCCGGTGGTACAGGTAGACCGCGGCGGCCAGGTCACCTACCACGGCCCGGGGCAGTTGGTGGTTTACCCACTGCTGGACCTGCGCCGCGGCAAGATCGGCGTGCGCGACCTGGTGAGTGCACTGGAAGACGCCACCGTGGATATGCTCGCGGAATACGGCATCGCTGCAGCGCCTCGCGCCGATGCCCCCGGCGTGTATCTCACCGAGGGACTGCGCGCGGGCAACAAGATCGCCTCCATTGGCCTGCGCGTGCGCCGTGGCTGCTCCTTCCACGGGATTGCGATCAATATCAATATGGACCTGGCGCCGTTCCTGCGCATCAATCCCTGCGGCTATGCGGGCATGCAGATGGTGCAGATGGCGGAGCTGATCCAGCCAACCCCGGAGTGGTCGGGTGTGGCAGAGAAATTTGTCGCCGCGCTGGCGCGCAGGCTGCAATTGCCGGAGGCCCAGTGGCAGCCGGTAGACGAGAACCTTTTTGCGGTGCCCGGAACAGCGTCCGCTGCACCATCAGGAACAAGCAATGTCTGA
- the lipA gene encoding lipoyl synthase codes for MSERFDADKPEIIATSAAVETAAPEISPVKRTRRLQQGEKLRDGDKVERIPVKVIASDQLLRKPDWIRVKVPSVKASQEVDRIKSILRSQKLATVCEEASCPNLGECFSGGTATFMIMGEICTRRCPFCDVGHGKPNPLDPNEPQHLAEAIAAMSLRYVVITSVDRDDLRDGGAQHFADCIKRSRELSPNLQVEILTPDFRGRMEVALDILEAEAPDVFNHNLETVPRLYRESRPGANYKWSLKLLQEYKKRRPDVLTKSGLMVGLGETREEIFEVMDDMRAHDIDMLTIGQYLQPSKEHLPVQRYVHPDEFEEYRRYAEQIGFKHAACGPMVRSSYHADKQAHGEKVS; via the coding sequence ATGTCTGAACGTTTTGATGCCGACAAGCCGGAAATCATCGCCACCTCGGCCGCGGTGGAAACTGCGGCCCCGGAAATCAGCCCGGTAAAACGCACCCGCCGCCTGCAGCAGGGGGAAAAACTGCGCGATGGCGACAAGGTTGAACGTATCCCGGTGAAGGTGATCGCCAGCGACCAGTTGCTGCGCAAGCCGGACTGGATTCGCGTCAAGGTGCCGTCGGTCAAGGCGTCCCAGGAAGTCGATCGCATCAAGAGCATCCTGCGCTCGCAGAAGCTCGCCACCGTGTGTGAAGAGGCCAGCTGCCCTAACCTGGGCGAGTGTTTCAGTGGCGGTACCGCCACCTTCATGATCATGGGCGAGATCTGCACCCGCCGCTGCCCCTTCTGCGACGTGGGCCACGGCAAGCCGAACCCGCTGGATCCGAACGAACCCCAGCACCTGGCGGAAGCCATTGCCGCCATGAGCCTGCGCTATGTGGTCATCACCTCCGTGGACCGCGATGACCTGCGCGACGGCGGTGCCCAGCACTTTGCCGACTGTATCAAGCGCTCTCGCGAACTGTCGCCGAACCTGCAGGTGGAAATTCTCACCCCGGACTTCCGCGGCCGTATGGAAGTAGCGCTGGACATCCTCGAGGCCGAGGCCCCGGACGTGTTCAACCACAACCTGGAAACCGTGCCGCGCCTGTACCGCGAGTCCCGCCCCGGCGCCAACTACAAGTGGTCGCTGAAACTGTTGCAGGAATACAAAAAGCGTCGCCCCGACGTACTCACCAAATCCGGCCTGATGGTGGGCCTCGGTGAGACCCGCGAGGAAATCTTCGAAGTGATGGACGACATGCGCGCCCACGATATCGACATGCTCACCATTGGCCAGTACCTGCAGCCGAGCAAGGAGCACCTGCCGGTACAGCGCTACGTGCACCCGGACGAGTTTGAAGAGTACCGCCGCTACGCCGAGCAAATCGGCTTCAAGCACGCCGCCTGCGGCCCGATGGTGCGCTCCTCTTACCACGCCGACAAGCAGGCACACGGCGAAAAAGTCAGCTGA
- a CDS encoding SEL1-like repeat protein, which yields MRSILPIFIFLFGNVVFANGSDKEILQNLSLNEEMGRLKDICPSELYSKTDFVFKDRISYCRERKGDCLSKCEGGDPNFCFGLGNVLQEGGILELYPELLYAKACKEGLVIACTNRAAGLMRFEAESKQNCYSSTFKLTCSKDDAWGCAMYGLVLHEGKGFKKNDTLALEVLDSACKFDVESQACQYAQQLKSKIAESRNAVVEK from the coding sequence ATGCGATCGATATTGCCAATCTTTATTTTTCTTTTTGGAAATGTTGTTTTTGCGAATGGTTCGGACAAAGAAATTTTACAAAATCTTAGCCTGAATGAAGAAATGGGTAGGCTAAAGGATATTTGTCCATCGGAATTGTATAGTAAAACGGATTTTGTTTTTAAAGATCGAATTTCGTATTGCCGAGAAAGAAAAGGTGATTGCTTGTCTAAATGTGAAGGCGGTGATCCCAATTTCTGCTTCGGTCTGGGGAATGTGCTGCAAGAGGGAGGGATCTTGGAACTATATCCTGAGCTTCTCTACGCTAAAGCATGTAAGGAGGGGCTCGTAATTGCATGTACTAATCGAGCGGCAGGATTGATGCGATTCGAAGCAGAATCAAAGCAAAATTGCTACTCTTCTACATTCAAACTAACCTGCTCGAAAGATGATGCTTGGGGTTGCGCGATGTACGGACTGGTTCTGCACGAAGGTAAAGGTTTTAAGAAGAACGATACTCTTGCGTTAGAAGTTTTGGATTCGGCGTGTAAGTTTGATGTGGAAAGTCAAGCTTGCCAGTATGCGCAGCAGCTCAAGAGTAAAATAGCTGAGTCACGGAATGCGGTAGTGGAAAAGTGA
- a CDS encoding GFA family protein has product MNASGRNKGKCICGEVEYELTAVPMFVHCCHCTWCQRETGSAFAINALIEADEVQLIQGYPEKIYVPSNSGMGQKISRCPSCKTALWSNYGAAKDAVCFIRVGTLNNPDVCPPDIHIFTSTKQKWVELNNTVPVMDEYYQRSKYWPEPSIVRYKRANKA; this is encoded by the coding sequence ATGAACGCGAGCGGTAGAAATAAGGGTAAGTGCATCTGCGGAGAAGTCGAGTATGAACTGACAGCAGTTCCAATGTTCGTGCATTGCTGTCATTGCACCTGGTGTCAAAGGGAAACCGGTTCGGCTTTTGCAATCAATGCACTTATCGAAGCTGATGAGGTTCAATTAATACAGGGTTATCCTGAAAAAATTTATGTTCCGAGTAATAGTGGCATGGGGCAAAAAATTAGCCGTTGCCCTTCGTGTAAAACCGCTCTTTGGAGTAATTATGGCGCTGCAAAAGACGCTGTATGCTTTATTCGTGTGGGAACACTTAACAATCCAGACGTATGTCCGCCAGACATACATATTTTCACATCTACAAAACAGAAGTGGGTGGAACTAAACAACACCGTGCCAGTTATGGACGAGTACTATCAAAGGAGCAAGTATTGGCCTGAGCCGAGTATTGTGAGGTATAAACGTGCCAATAAAGCCTAG
- a CDS encoding GFA family protein yields the protein MNQELKAAKGQCLCGSVKFEIDGEISSFHICYCSRCRHSTGSAHASNMFTKPESVSWLSGEEFIQRFELESAKSWAKQFCKVCGSGVPYLNRSGTFLVVPAGSLDDNINIKPDDRIFCEDRSAWVEGIQNSPEFPALPDKF from the coding sequence ATGAATCAAGAATTGAAGGCGGCTAAAGGCCAATGTTTATGTGGATCTGTCAAATTTGAAATTGATGGCGAAATCTCATCATTTCATATTTGCTATTGCTCAAGATGTAGGCATTCTACCGGTTCGGCCCACGCGTCGAATATGTTTACTAAACCTGAAAGTGTTTCCTGGCTTTCCGGTGAGGAATTCATACAGCGCTTCGAGTTGGAATCAGCCAAAAGTTGGGCAAAGCAGTTCTGTAAGGTTTGCGGCTCGGGTGTTCCATATTTGAATCGCTCGGGTACATTTCTTGTCGTGCCTGCCGGTAGTCTTGATGACAATATAAATATCAAGCCGGATGATAGAATTTTTTGTGAGGATAGGTCTGCTTGGGTTGAGGGTATCCAGAATAGTCCTGAGTTCCCGGCCCTCCCGGATAAGTTTT